The nucleotide window GTCCATTTTCCCCAGAAGACAGGAATAAGTGATCTCCATGGTACCTGCCTTTTAACTTGGGCAGTTGCTATGCTCGATCAGATTTCTGAAGAGAGGATCCTGGAATGGGAGGTGATACGGCCTTGAAAATCAGAAATTTTCTTGCGTCCCTCATTCAGCTGCCCTATGGGAGACTGGGCTTGAAACAAAAAGAAATTTTTTTTGTTGGTGGAGATGAGTGGTCATTTTATTGGGATGCTTATTACATCAGACTCGGGATGGAATTGCTAAAAATTCCAATTCATTCAACAAAGTCTCCATGGGGACTACGGCGACAGATCATCCATTTCAGTGACCGGTATGCTTTTTTTGGCGGTCCATTTTCAACCCTTGACAGGTCCAATCGAATTATACTCACATGGTTTCATGGTGACAGAATGGATCCAAACAAAGATATGCAGGAGTTATTTACCCTACTTGGTGATGCGGATCCATATATCGACCGGTATCTGGTTTCTTGCAGTATATCGAGAAATATCTTGATTAGTGAAGGTATCTCCCCCGAAAGGATCATTACAATCCCTCTGGGTGTTGATCTCACACGTTTTTCCCCAGCGACTCACGCAGAGAAGAACCGTATTAGGGAGAGTCTTGGGATTCCTGATGGTGCTTTCTGTATCGGATCATTCCAGAAAGATGGGACCGGATGGGGCGACGGGGATGAACCTAAACTTGTCAAGGGCCCGGATATTTTCCTTAACACAATCAAAAATGCATATAATCAGCACAAACATCTGTTCGTCCTCCTCACCGGGCCTGCCCGAGGGTATGTTAAGGAAGGTCTAAAAAAGGCTGGCATCCCGTTTATTTATCACAACGTTCCAGATTATCTTGATATTGTCCGGTTTTACCATGCTGTGGATCTTACTTTGATAACCTCCCGCGCTGAAGGAGGCCCGAAAGCATTTCTTGAGAGCTGGGCAACTGGGGTTCCGGTTATATCGACAAGAGTTGGAATGCCCGCGGATTATATCATAAATGGGCAAAATGGGCTGATCGCAGATATTGGTGATGAAACTGGCTTATTAGAGCATGTTACTGCGATGGTGGAAAAAACAGAGTTGAGGGAACAATGCTCCAGAAACGCGCTAAATGATGTGAAACAATTCGACTGGAACCGGGTTACAGCAAGTTATTATAACGACCTGTATAAACCATGTATTGACGAAATATGAAACCGGGTGAAGGACTCATTTGCCAGACGGGTATTTGTCATTCAAACCTCATACATAATAACGCTGGAAAATTTTAAAATGAATACTGAAGACAATTGTTGTCTGGTTGGGTATCATGCAATGGTAAAAAATATTAAGGATATTTCACTGGCCCTATTTTTTACCGGAGGTGTCGGATTACAAGCATGGGATCATGTCGGAAATCTTGATCGGGAACTTGCTATATATCACCAGCTTTCTAACCAACTCAAATCAGTGCATATTGTAAGCTATGGGGGCAACCAAGATCTGTGTTATGCAGCATCATTGGGAAATCTGTTCCTTCATCCTGTAGCTTGGCTGCGCACTCCTTTTTTTACTCGATATTTTGTTATGGCGCGCTATAAAAAAATTCTTGAAAAAGTTGATATTTTTAAAACCAATCAGATATTAGGATCAGATATCCCCCTCTGGCTGAAAGAAAAGATGGGGAAAAAAGTCATTGTCCGCTGTGGATACCTTTATTCCGATTTCATGAAGCAAAACGGAGTGGACAAACGGACATTAGCTCAAGCGATTGCCCTCGAGGGTTCAAGTTTCCAAACGGCCGATGCAGGTGTTGTTACCAGTAACTGGCAGCGCGATATAGTCATACGGGATTATAAAGTACCCAATGAAAAGATTCATGTTATTCCCAATTATGTTGTCACGGATCTTTTCAAGCCAGTTATTGCTGAAAAAACCTTCGATTTGATATATGTGGGTAGGTGTGGTAAAGAGAAAAATGTCTATAACCTCCTTCAGGCAATGAGCCTGCTAAAAAAACAAGGGAAGAACTATCGCCTGCACATTGTTGGTGGTTGTAGCAATGATCCAAAAATCCGGAAGATCGCTTCAGCGTCAGAGTTAAACATTGTTTTTAGCGATAATGTGCCTAATTCCCAGTTACCGGTTTTATTAAACAGTGCAACGTCATTTATTCTCCCATCATTTCATGAAGGCCATCCAAAATCACTCCTAGAAGCAATGAGTTGTGGCCTTCCCTGCATAGGATCAAACGTTCAAGGAATACGGGAAGACATAATTCATAACGAGACAGGATATCTCTGCAATACCGAACCGTCAAGTATTGCAAATGCGATTCATACTGTCATGACCGATGAATCCCTTCAGATGGAAATGGGAAGGAAGGCACGGAAATATATTCTTTCCCACTATTCACTGGATATGACTGTGCACAAAGAATTAGATCTGCTACAAAAGGTCATGGCAGAATGATCCGGGAAGTGAAAACGTTTACACAAATGATTCTTGGCCAATCAATCCGATATCTTTCCCTACGAGAAGGTTTTCCCCATAATGTAAACAAAAAATTCAAAAAGTCAAAGTTTTTTATCGGGGATGCAGGATTTGATCGTTGTCGAAGGAATGCTCTGAATAAAGAAAGTGGGTATTGTTTTCAGACAATATTATTCCCACGGAACGGAATATTTGGAAAATTTTTTTTAAAAAGAATTCGACCCCGCCTGGGTTTATATGAGGCAATCTCGAACATCAACAGAGTGGGAGATGGAGTATTACAGCGCGTATACTCCATGAGGTATTCATGACCCCCCCACGAGTTACCGTAATAATGTCAGTATATAATGGTGAGCAATATCTCCAAGATGCAATTGATAGTATCCTCTCTCAGACATTTACTGATTTTGAATTTTTAATTATTGATGATGCCTCTACAGATTCTACCCGAGAAATCCTTCAATTATATAATGATTCAAGGATAAAGATTGTCTGGAATATTGAGAATATTGGCCTTACACGATCCCTCAATAAAGGATTATCTGAATCGCGCGGGATATATATTGCGCGGATGGATGCAGATGATACATCCTTTCCACAACGACTGAAACAACAAGTAGATTATCTGGATTCACACCCGGATATATCTATCGTTGGAACCGGAGCAGAGAAAATAAACGAAAACTCAGAAATTATTGAATTGCAGTTCCCAATAGCTGAGCCAGAGTTTATTGATTTTCTGGATTCAAATCAGGTTATTCATGGATCTATTCTGGCAAGAAAAAATGTATTTGAAGCAAATGGAAGATATCCGGTTCAATTCCGATTATGTCAGGATTATGCATTATTTTTAAAAATTGCTAAGAATCACAAGATTCGAAATCTTCAGGAAATATTGTATCGATCAAGAACCCATAATCAGTCAATTACTATTTCAAATTTTGAAAAATCGATTGCCTATCATATTGTTGTAATAAGATATGCAAACAATGAAAAAATTGATATTACTAAATACCCGTTTAAAGGAGATAATACAAAGGATTTTATTGACTCGTTAAATTCTGGTGAAAAAGAATATTATCATAATGCAAGGGTTTCCTTTTTGTTAATGAAAGGTAATCTTAAGCTAGTTAGGAACGAATACTGGCAACTGTTCAAGATGCAACCTCATAGATTGGTTTATTTAATTAATTTTTTCAGAACATATTTTGGCATTACAGTGATGAATTTATCAACACAGATTTATATTCGTGCATTACCTTGCAGGAAATATTGTTCTCGCTTAAAAAAATGATTAATTAATAGGATTAATACGGTTGAATGATCCAAATCTCATACTCTCCATTTTTATAAACACTCTGCACAGAGTTGTCATTATTAAGCCGGAAAAAATCCTCCCCATTATACGAATCAATACGATCACGACGATCTTCACGAATAGCTAAAATAAATTGTCGCATCTTCTCATGAGTGATTAAATATGTTTGCTGTTTGGTTTTAAGGGTTACATCGAGATGATTTACTGATTTATACCCAAAATGAGTTGGAATACTTTCGGAAATAAAAACGCCTTGATTATTTCTATAATTTATAATCCCAAAGACGTACATTTCCATTTTTCTGTAATTGGCGGTTTTAAGATAGGTCGGCTGGTCAATAATTCTGTAGGAAAAAAGCCACGTTATCCCGTCTTTTTCCATATATGTCATTTGTTTGCTTGGAGTACTTGTCCAGGGACTCTCATATACCGCCATTAATCCGAAGATAATTGCAAATGAGATAATAATAAAAAGTCCAGATAGAATAATGATTTTTCTTTTCTTTTCTGGATATATTTTTAACCATTGGTCAAAGCAAATAGCAGAAAGAATAATTCCCATTATCAGTTCTAGTGCTACAGCCCGCTGTGGTTCTGAAACGATTGAAGCCAAAAAACTTACAACTATTGCACACCCAATACCAAATAACAATTGTGTGCTGAATAATATCTCTTGATAATGATATTTTTTTTGAAAAAGCATATACACAACATACAACAAACACACGATGGCAATAATGAGAAATAGTGTAATCGCCCCATAAGGTTTGATATAGTTTATTATTATTGTTAGAGTGTCTGATTGACTTGAAGTTACGACTTGTGAGTACTGAGATACAATTGTTTTTTCGTCGGGTTCAAAATTAAAAAATGCATCATAAAAATTTTTAATTGTTAGCAAAATACCAGAAAAAGAAAAATACCATGTGAAAAAAGCGATGAAACCATAGAGGGAGATCATGATAATTGTATTTCTGAAATATTTCTTATATTCATTTTTAAGGAAATAAGCGTTCAAAAAATATATTACTAAAATACCTATGGTGAAAAATGTAACAAGTGGGTGAAAAAAAACAATTGCCATAAGGAAAATGAAAATAATAATTAAATTTATGGAATTTCCATGGTTTATCCTATGAATACAACTAAGAATTAGTGGCATAAAAAAAAGTGCATAGATAAATGGATGAAAGGTATAATGAAAATATGAAAATAATAGGGGTGTCGCAAATATTACCATTAATAGAGCGAGCTGCAATTCTGAAGATAGTGAACGACCGAGTGTATAAAAGAACAATATCAATAGTATTGTAAATAAATAGGGGAAAAAATTTGCAATAATATTTATTGGAATGCCAAGAACCGCAAGAACTGAAAAAAGAATGTGACTGGCAGGATATACATCCCCCTTAAAAAGATGCCCTGTCTGAAGTATTACATCTGTGTAAGCAAGATGTGAAAAAACATCATCATTACCTTGTGCGAGGAAATAATAGCCACGAATTGTTGGTAACAATAAAAAAATAGTATAGTTTAAAATAATTCCAATAAGTCCATATATCCAAAGTTGTTTAAGTTTATCTATTATTGAAGAAAATACTAAATATAAACTTAGCAAAACTGATGAGAAAAAACATACCCAGAATATCCATGGAAATGCGGTGTATATTGATAGTTCATACCCTGCTGCCAAGTTTGTTAAAATGATAATAATTAATTCCAGAATAATCGATAAAAAAATAAATACTGGTACAATTTTTTTTGTAGTATAATATGAATTGAAATGACTCTCCGAAAAAAATGAATAAAATCTACTGAATTTTTTTTTCTGAATGGATTCCAAAACTCATTCTCCGGACAATGTTTATGATTGTATGTTAGATAAAATAAATTCCCCCATTACCGCGGAAGTTACGATACCGATTTTAGACGTTTATATTGATTCCCCCATACTTAAGTAGGATTGTAAAATCATCCCTCTTCCAATATAGAAGTCCCGTACTTCTCTAAATCTTCGTCAATCGTCTTCGACCCGGACTTTTGAGATGAAGATCTATTGAAGAGTCTACATGAGATTCTTGAGTAGGAATGAGATTATCATTAAAAAGGACCTGAGCACAACATTTCTGGAAGTGGTTTTATCTCACACGATGTACAGATACGGTATGATGATTCGATAGCGAACCGGTTTTATAGACCCTGTTGACTTTTCGGGGCATCCAATCAATACCGTATATGACATACCCGATATTCACATTCCCGAATTTCTTATTCTTCCCCTGTAGTTACTGAACATCAATTGCAGAGTAAGATCAAGAGGTTTATAGGTCTCCCCGTCGTTTCCTGGACCTATTGGGAATGATTACCCTTGAGTTCTCTCTTGAATCCATTTCCGTGTTTTCTTCCCGGAACAATGTGCGGGATGTTCTCCTCCTGAAGAAACGAGATCACCTCGTTTGAATAAAAACACCGATCAAGACAGAGTACCTTGATATTCACTATTTCATCGTTGATTATCGCCAGGAATTTTCGAATGTAATAGACCTTTGATATTCCTTTCTTTACCGGGAAAACTGTGAGGGTCCATAGTTGGCCTTTCGTCATCGTCATGATGTAGAGCGAAACGTACTAATAAAATGTTGTCGTAGAATCCTTCATTTTACTTTTAAGGACGTAATCTTTATTCGCGTCAACAATCTCATCGTAGTATTGATCGTAGATGAAATCAATTATAAAATGATACGTTTTTCCTGGAATATGGATTTGATCGTTTAAATCGGTGAGAATCTTTGATTCTAACTCTAGAAGTGAATCGAGGTTCATCTTGGACAATAGTATATGAGCGACGTATCACACGGGATGTTTTCTACATCATGAATGCACTGATCGTTGTTCGCTGACTTCCCGACAAGTGACTTGATGATTGTCTTTTGTTGTAGCATTCCGTTAATGGAAATGGTGATGTACTGATTGATCGCATTCTGCTATTTCTATACAATCTTCTGCTCGTTGCTCATTCTTTATTCGGAAGGCAATTTGCCGGTTATAGGACATATTCGGTACCAGCCTATTATTTAAATATCACGGTTCTCTTTTTCGGGGGCTAAAATTGTGAAGTACTGAGACCCAAAAATATATCCAAATCGGGCATAAACATTGTCAACACAATAAGAATTAATTGGAGCACACCATAACAAATCGTATTATGATATAATAGAGGACACGAAATTTATGAATGATAATGTACTGGATATCGCAATCTGCATTCTTTTTTTCGAAAAAGTCGATCAGACAATTGAATGTATTCAAAGTTTTCTTCCATCAAAATTACCCATTTATATATTAAATAATGGCTCTGCGCTTGAATCCCGAAAACGGCTTGAAAACATTATTCAACAAAATAATCAGATAGTAATTTTTGATTCAAAAGAAAATTTAGGTGTATCTGGTGGAAGAAATTTTCTTATTTCTCATATTTCATCCAAATGGCTGTTTTTTATTGACAATGATATCGTTGTTAAAACCCAAAATTGGCAGAATAAAATTCAACGACACATTATCTCCAACACAGATGTAGATGTGTTTATCCCAAGATTATATAATGTCCATGAAAAATTATTCAATGATTATTCCCGTTCATTACGGATTGTTGGTGGGGAAGTAACGTACGTAGATACCATCAACAACACCATCAACTGGTTTCCCGGTGGTGCATCAATTATTAATCGGAGGATATTTGAACAAATCGGCCTCTATGATGAAAAAATGTTCGTGGGAGGTGAAGATTTTGAATTATGTATTCGCGCAATAAAAAATGAGGTCGATATTCACGCTTACCTAATTGACGATATCGAATTAATCCATGATCATCGCTCATCCAAAAACGAAAACGATACGAATGCTGTTGCGGTACGTTACGATTTCAATTATTTGGAGAAATCATCATTAAGAATCACGGAAAAACATAATGTTTTTTTCAAGGAGGACTGGAATCAATGGAGCGAACGTCAAAGGAAAATTTTGTCAGGTAATAAAAAACCCCCAATTACTATGATCTGGCGACAAATAATACCACGACCGATTAAAAAAATTCTTAATTCGATACTAAATTCACGTGTTTTACCGGTATCGTGTTCATTATTTTTGACATTTTCATGTAATTTTAATTGTACGATCTGCAGGAGAAGTGTCAAAACCTTTGAAAAAAGGAAAAATATGGAATTACACGTTATAAAAAAAGTATTAGAAATTTATCCAACTCTTCGGTATTTTACCCTGGCCGGGTTTGGAGAACCAACATTATGTTCTGAATTTCCTCTCATTGTCGATTTTTTAAGAGTGAACCATAAGTATGTAGGTATAATCACCAATGGAAGTAATATCGGTCCTTTTCGTCAATTAAAAACGATACCAAACTCAATTTCAATTAGTCTGTATGGTTCAGATTCGACAAGTTATATCAACAATACAGGCAGCGATATGTTTGAGCAGGTAATTTCCAATTTCAGGGAACTCAAGTCAAAATTTGAAAATGTCGGGTTTTCATTTATCATCACAAAAGCAAATTACCAAGAATTAGAAAAAATCTTATCACTTTGTGATATGTTGGAGCCAAAATTCTTGGATTTTCAAAATTGCCTTTCCTACAAACCAGAAATAATCAATAATAAACCAGATACTATCACAATTGAAGATGAAAAAATTATCAATTTTATTGATCGGATATCAGCGAATCGGAAATATATCCGACAGAAACCCATTTATGTTGATTTGAGCAGCCCGAAATTTTCCTGCAGGTCTCATAATTATGTTATCAATCTGGATGGGGATGGAAACATTGGTGGCTGTCAACGACAAATTCCACCGGATCCAATATTTGGAAATATTTTTTCTGATGTAAACCCGTTTCGATCTAAGAAAATGGAAGAAATCCGGAAAATGATAAAAAAGAGAGATTATCCATTCGATGAATGTCGTAATTGTTTTGGTAATTTTGAGTGAATTATTTTCCGATGTACCAGAATTTCTGCTCTGTAGAAATCTCCAAAATTATTTCATTCAGCATACGTCAATTTATTATTAATATATCCATCAGTTCCTGAATAGGAAATTATTTGTGCCGGATTACCTGCAACAACTGCGTTATCAGGAACATCAAAATTTACATACGATAATGGTGCTATCAAGACATTATTTCCAATTGTGGGTACTCCTTTTTTTCCCACGATTGTTTTTACCAATTACTGCCCCATGGTTAATATTCAAATTGTTGCCGATCTTTGCATTTTGTGCGATTGTGATAAACTCTGCATAACCAAGATAAAGTCTGTAACCAATTTTTGTGAATGGACTGATATGAATATGGTACTTTACTTGAAGACGAGTAAGCATAAAGTTCCAGAATAAAAAATAGAATTTATTTCCATTCTCATAACTCATAGTACTTTTTCTTAAATAATGCGAATGGCGGAAACCAATCGTAAATTTTAAGTGATTAAAAAATGACTTGCTCAAAGTATCCCCGCAATACCGATATAAATCAGATTTTATCGCAATATCCATGGAATGACCAATTTATAATATCCACATTTTTGTTATTTCATTAGTTTCAAAATTATCGTCGTCAAACATTGGTTAGAAACAGGTATTGGTAATATAGGTAATATTCAACCAAATAACCCCTTCACACCATATTTAAATGAATTGATTATGCCATTTTGTTTAACCAGATCAATCCCTGCCTTTGAAAATATCAACTTTATTCTTAACATCGTTGTTTTTCTATCTACCACATTTTCTATTTCCTTGACTTTTTTCCGGAATTGCTCTGGGGATAAAAACATGCAGAAACAGTTTTCCGGACTTTGATGATTATATCGTGATACATCAAAATCATCTTTAATCAATCCCTTATCTTTACAAAATTCAAATGCTTCTGTTCCCGGATATGGTGTGAAAATACTATAAACAATTCCATCCGCGGGAATTTTTTTAATCGCAGCCAGTGTGTCATTGAGGGTCTCCATAGTTTCCTGGGGAAATCCAACCATAAAAAACGCTGATAACCATAAGTTATGTTTTTTGATAATTTTTGCTGCAGCAAGCGTCTTTTCAATAGTAATATTTTTCCTGTTTTCTTTCAGGATATAGTTGTTTCCCGACTCAATGCCAAGAGAGATAAAATTACACCCTGCAGATTTCATCAATGAAATATTCTCATCATCAACAAGGTTAACATGGATTTCACAGCTCCATGAAATATCAGGGCATTTTTCCCTTATTGATAAACATAACTCTGTCAAATATTTTTTATTTACACCAAATGTGTCATCGTCAAAATGTATGGACTGAACACCCATCCTTTGAAGGCTGATAATTTCTTCAACGACGTTATGTGGTGAACGAAACCGAACTTTACGCCCCCATATATTTCGGGAACCACAAAAAAAACAATTATAAGGACACCCGCGTGTAGCAAAAATATATTTAAACGCACTTTTTGGATATTGATCATAATCCTTTAAAATGGCGGGTGCAGATAGGTGTGGGAAACGAAGCCTATCCAAATTCTCAATAAATTTTTGTGGAGGGTTGTCAATAATCTTGTTATTCTCCCTGAATGAAATACCGTTAATAGCATTAACACTTTTATGCTCTACAATCGATTCAAGAAGACCGATAATTGTTTCCTCTCCTTCTCCACGGACACAAAAATCAATATCCGGATTTATAAGGATTTTTCCTCCAATCATTGTTGGGTGGGGACCGCCAATAATTACGATGATTGTTTTATCGATCGATTTGGCAATACGGGCAATATTTTCAGCAGATGAAAAATTTTGAGATTTTGAAGTAATAGCAATAATTGATGGGCGAAAATCCAAAATCACATTTTTTATTTCGCACCAAGTTATATAATTTAAATTTTTTAAATTCATTAAATATGATTTAAACCCCTCTCCGGAAAGAGAACTCATTGAAAAAGGTTCATTATTCTGGCAGAAATCTGCATTATATGCCATCACAGTCCATTCCGTTTTATCTGTCAGTGTTCCGGCCAAATAGCCCAAAGAAAGCGGATAACGAGTTAATGAATATGTTTCTTTGTACAATCTATAAAATGGTGGTTCAATAAACAAAATCCGCTTTTCCATAATCAACTGCCCTCCAATTAAAGACTAACGAATTTTTTATAGTTCGTTAACCTCATTTATAACTCATCAATTAATTTTATAAATTGTTCAATGATCTTATTTTGTTCATGTTCTCTCTCTATATAATTCCGACCATTATTTCCATATTCAATTCTTAATTCCTCATTATTGATAAATGCAGTAATATCCTTTTCCATTTGATCAATTGTGCCGGAACAGAGTCCTAATTTAAATTTTTTTATTATGTTATCGGGATCAACATTTAAACTAATTACCGGCAAATATGCATTCCATGCTTGTAAAAAAACATTCGGGAATCCCTCAACACTTGAGGTGTTTACAAATATTGACGCTTTCGCAAAATAATTATCAATGTCTTTGTATGGGATGAATCCCTTGAAATCTAAGTTGGGAATCTTTTTTGCAGATTCTTTAATCTGCTCATAAAATTCAATATCCGTAGAAGGACCTCCAATCATTTGAAAGGAAATATCAGGCATCTTTTTTGCTAAATCTAAGAACAATTCCGGTTGTTTAAACATTGGTTTTATTGACCCCACCCATAAGATAATTGGCGGTTTGGATTTCTCAATGGCTATTGTTTTTAGGGGGTATGGATTTTTTATGATTCTGCCAATTTTGTGATGGTTTTTGTTCAGGAGTTGTTTTTGATATTCACTTTGGCATATGATGACTTTTGCTACGGATAATCCAAAAAAATATAGCCTCTTCTTAAAAAAATGCATTTGTTTTACAAAATTGCCGTTAACATCTTCATCACTTCCAATCTGATAAATAAATTTTTTCCGATGTAATAAGCAAAATAGAGCAATAATGCCGGTTAAATTGTCGCTACATTGTTGAAAATAAATATCTGCATTTACATTTTTTAGAGAGTTCCACATTTTTTTGAAAGTAAAGAAATATCCTAAAATACCATTAATTTTTAGTCCCAAAGGGATCGATTTACATATCTTTATACCATCAATATCCTCAATTTTATTTTGATCTTTTCCATCACCAAGAACAATAAAAAATATTTTAAAATTCCTTTTATTTAAACCCTGAGCAATTAGCATTTGCTGGAGTTCCGCACCCCCAACATAGCCCGTATTGTGCTGCATCAATAAATCATATGCATAAGGAGCACAAAAACAAATTTTTTGAGGATTGAAATTATTAAACGCTGTAATTTTCAAATTTTCACCAGGTTCATGCGATAATGAAGTTTATCCTATTTATTGAAGTTATATTTTACCTTCACATGGTGAAGATTCAACAATCGATCTTGTTTTTTATATATATGTTAACCGATTAAATGCTGTGAGAGAAAATCGTAGAATAAATATGGGTTTCTTTTTAGTTATTAATGAAGAACCTCATTATATATGGAAATATACTGATAAATGCGCGAAACCCAATTGAATTTTTCTTCAACAGTACATCTAGCATTCAGTCCGATATTTTCACGCAATTGAGTATTTTCAATTAATTTCAAAAGACATTCCTTGTATTTTTCATCATCAGCACAGACATAGCCATCATAACTATCTGTAATAATTTCCGGGACTGCCCCGACATTGTTGGTGACAATTGGCAATCCTGATGCCATAGCCTCTAAAAGAGAAATTGGAAAATTGTCATGTATTGAATAATAAATAAAAATATCTCCGTTTTCTAATATGGGTCTTATATCTTTGAGAAAACCCGTAAAGTGGGGAGTTACGCGGATATCTTGAGTGGTTGTTTTCACATGATCAAGATATTTCCCATCCCCCACAATAGTATAATTTATAGTGATATCCGTCAATTTTTTTAGTTCATCAATGAATTTTATCGTCCGTATAATACCCTCTGCTTTATCCCGGAATGCAAAATTCGTTACGCTGACGATATGTATTTGATCGTTTTTTCGGTGATT belongs to Methanoregula sp. and includes:
- a CDS encoding glycosyltransferase family 4 protein, yielding MGGDTALKIRNFLASLIQLPYGRLGLKQKEIFFVGGDEWSFYWDAYYIRLGMELLKIPIHSTKSPWGLRRQIIHFSDRYAFFGGPFSTLDRSNRIILTWFHGDRMDPNKDMQELFTLLGDADPYIDRYLVSCSISRNILISEGISPERIITIPLGVDLTRFSPATHAEKNRIRESLGIPDGAFCIGSFQKDGTGWGDGDEPKLVKGPDIFLNTIKNAYNQHKHLFVLLTGPARGYVKEGLKKAGIPFIYHNVPDYLDIVRFYHAVDLTLITSRAEGGPKAFLESWATGVPVISTRVGMPADYIINGQNGLIADIGDETGLLEHVTAMVEKTELREQCSRNALNDVKQFDWNRVTASYYNDLYKPCIDEI
- a CDS encoding glycosyltransferase family 4 protein — encoded protein: MNTEDNCCLVGYHAMVKNIKDISLALFFTGGVGLQAWDHVGNLDRELAIYHQLSNQLKSVHIVSYGGNQDLCYAASLGNLFLHPVAWLRTPFFTRYFVMARYKKILEKVDIFKTNQILGSDIPLWLKEKMGKKVIVRCGYLYSDFMKQNGVDKRTLAQAIALEGSSFQTADAGVVTSNWQRDIVIRDYKVPNEKIHVIPNYVVTDLFKPVIAEKTFDLIYVGRCGKEKNVYNLLQAMSLLKKQGKNYRLHIVGGCSNDPKIRKIASASELNIVFSDNVPNSQLPVLLNSATSFILPSFHEGHPKSLLEAMSCGLPCIGSNVQGIREDIIHNETGYLCNTEPSSIANAIHTVMTDESLQMEMGRKARKYILSHYSLDMTVHKELDLLQKVMAE
- a CDS encoding glycosyltransferase, with the protein product MTPPRVTVIMSVYNGEQYLQDAIDSILSQTFTDFEFLIIDDASTDSTREILQLYNDSRIKIVWNIENIGLTRSLNKGLSESRGIYIARMDADDTSFPQRLKQQVDYLDSHPDISIVGTGAEKINENSEIIELQFPIAEPEFIDFLDSNQVIHGSILARKNVFEANGRYPVQFRLCQDYALFLKIAKNHKIRNLQEILYRSRTHNQSITISNFEKSIAYHIVVIRYANNEKIDITKYPFKGDNTKDFIDSLNSGEKEYYHNARVSFLLMKGNLKLVRNEYWQLFKMQPHRLVYLINFFRTYFGITVMNLSTQIYIRALPCRKYCSRLKK
- a CDS encoding glycosyltransferase produces the protein MNDNVLDIAICILFFEKVDQTIECIQSFLPSKLPIYILNNGSALESRKRLENIIQQNNQIVIFDSKENLGVSGGRNFLISHISSKWLFFIDNDIVVKTQNWQNKIQRHIISNTDVDVFIPRLYNVHEKLFNDYSRSLRIVGGEVTYVDTINNTINWFPGGASIINRRIFEQIGLYDEKMFVGGEDFELCIRAIKNEVDIHAYLIDDIELIHDHRSSKNENDTNAVAVRYDFNYLEKSSLRITEKHNVFFKEDWNQWSERQRKILSGNKKPPITMIWRQIIPRPIKKILNSILNSRVLPVSCSLFLTFSCNFNCTICRRSVKTFEKRKNMELHVIKKVLEIYPTLRYFTLAGFGEPTLCSEFPLIVDFLRVNHKYVGIITNGSNIGPFRQLKTIPNSISISLYGSDSTSYINNTGSDMFEQVISNFRELKSKFENVGFSFIITKANYQELEKILSLCDMLEPKFLDFQNCLSYKPEIINNKPDTITIEDEKIINFIDRISANRKYIRQKPIYVDLSSPKFSCRSHNYVINLDGDGNIGGCQRQIPPDPIFGNIFSDVNPFRSKKMEEIRKMIKKRDYPFDECRNCFGNFE
- a CDS encoding radical SAM protein, whose translation is MEKRILFIEPPFYRLYKETYSLTRYPLSLGYLAGTLTDKTEWTVMAYNADFCQNNEPFSMSSLSGEGFKSYLMNLKNLNYITWCEIKNVILDFRPSIIAITSKSQNFSSAENIARIAKSIDKTIIVIIGGPHPTMIGGKILINPDIDFCVRGEGEETIIGLLESIVEHKSVNAINGISFRENNKIIDNPPQKFIENLDRLRFPHLSAPAILKDYDQYPKSAFKYIFATRGCPYNCFFCGSRNIWGRKVRFRSPHNVVEEIISLQRMGVQSIHFDDDTFGVNKKYLTELCLSIREKCPDISWSCEIHVNLVDDENISLMKSAGCNFISLGIESGNNYILKENRKNITIEKTLAAAKIIKKHNLWLSAFFMVGFPQETMETLNDTLAAIKKIPADGIVYSIFTPYPGTEAFEFCKDKGLIKDDFDVSRYNHQSPENCFCMFLSPEQFRKKVKEIENVVDRKTTMLRIKLIFSKAGIDLVKQNGIINSFKYGVKGLFG
- a CDS encoding glycosyltransferase family 4 protein, which gives rise to MKITAFNNFNPQKICFCAPYAYDLLMQHNTGYVGGAELQQMLIAQGLNKRNFKIFFIVLGDGKDQNKIEDIDGIKICKSIPLGLKINGILGYFFTFKKMWNSLKNVNADIYFQQCSDNLTGIIALFCLLHRKKFIYQIGSDEDVNGNFVKQMHFFKKRLYFFGLSVAKVIICQSEYQKQLLNKNHHKIGRIIKNPYPLKTIAIEKSKPPIILWVGSIKPMFKQPELFLDLAKKMPDISFQMIGGPSTDIEFYEQIKESAKKIPNLDFKGFIPYKDIDNYFAKASIFVNTSSVEGFPNVFLQAWNAYLPVISLNVDPDNIIKKFKLGLCSGTIDQMEKDITAFINNEELRIEYGNNGRNYIEREHEQNKIIEQFIKLIDEL